In the Myxococcus guangdongensis genome, one interval contains:
- a CDS encoding glycoside hydrolase family 19 protein has protein sequence MSGKFVSRSLALLGICGGLSALGGCERAEPAPADLEPVAQVESAAIVDTITAGTYVIRSVMTNKCIDVDSSSTADGAKVQQWDCNGTNAQRFVVTPTSGGYFSIINVNSNKGLDIKEASVAANALVHQWSYGGGTNQQFRFVKEVGSEFSIRARHTDMAIDVYWGNTANGTELVQYPYEQRTNQRWTFDRVDGGGGTGLAAILSESTFNAMFPNRNPFYTYSSLIAAASTFPAFANTGSLETRKREVAAFFANTAHETGDYVYIEEIARGPYCGTWGPPGCNCVPGKSYYGRGPIQLSWNGNYCAAGTALNLPLHTNPDLLAQDANASWRSAFWFWTTQTGAGSMTPHSAMVNGAGFGETIRTINGALECNGGNPGQVQSRIQKYQDIANRLGVSPGGNLGC, from the coding sequence ATGTCTGGCAAGTTTGTTTCACGCAGTCTGGCGTTGCTGGGAATCTGTGGAGGGCTGAGCGCGCTGGGAGGCTGTGAGCGCGCCGAGCCAGCACCCGCGGACCTCGAGCCGGTGGCCCAGGTGGAGAGCGCCGCCATCGTCGACACCATCACCGCGGGCACCTACGTCATCCGTTCGGTGATGACCAACAAATGTATCGACGTCGACTCCTCGAGCACGGCGGACGGCGCCAAGGTGCAGCAATGGGATTGCAACGGGACCAATGCACAGCGATTCGTCGTCACGCCGACGTCCGGCGGCTACTTCAGCATCATCAACGTGAACAGCAACAAGGGGCTCGACATCAAGGAGGCCAGCGTCGCGGCGAACGCGCTCGTCCATCAATGGAGCTACGGAGGTGGAACGAACCAGCAGTTCCGCTTCGTGAAGGAAGTGGGCAGTGAGTTCAGCATCCGCGCCCGCCACACGGACATGGCCATCGACGTGTACTGGGGCAATACGGCCAACGGCACGGAGTTGGTGCAATACCCCTATGAGCAGCGAACGAACCAGCGCTGGACGTTCGACCGTGTCGATGGAGGCGGCGGCACGGGGCTGGCGGCCATCCTGAGCGAATCCACGTTCAACGCCATGTTCCCGAACCGGAACCCTTTCTACACCTACAGCAGCCTCATCGCCGCCGCGAGCACCTTTCCGGCCTTCGCCAATACCGGCTCGCTGGAGACGCGCAAGCGCGAGGTGGCGGCCTTCTTCGCCAACACGGCGCACGAGACCGGGGACTATGTCTACATCGAGGAGATCGCTCGTGGCCCCTACTGTGGCACCTGGGGCCCGCCGGGGTGCAACTGCGTCCCAGGCAAGTCGTACTACGGACGTGGGCCCATCCAGCTGTCCTGGAACGGCAACTACTGCGCCGCGGGAACCGCGCTGAACCTGCCACTGCACACGAACCCCGACCTGCTGGCCCAGGACGCAAACGCCTCGTGGCGCTCCGCCTTCTGGTTCTGGACCACCCAGACGGGTGCCGGAAGCATGACCCCACACAGCGCCATGGTGAACGGGGCCGGCTTCGGTGAGACCATCCGCACCATCAATGGCGCGTTGGAGTGCAACGGTGGAAACCCGGGGCAGGTGCAGAGCCGCATCCAGAAGTATCAGGACATCGCCAACCGGCTCGGCGTGAGCCCTGGCGGCAACCTGGGCTGCTGA
- a CDS encoding TetR/AcrR family transcriptional regulator — MAGPSEVKTPRPRGRPPRLSSPLVIETAVKVVRENGLRNLSMRALAERLGATPMAFHHHVGDREALVGRVVEHIFEQLALPDDRLAPLDWLREVAMRVRGLGLEHRGVMDFLLEEGPAVHGALVVLDRTVTKLHEAGMPWREAGDLNTTFFSWLAGTIRRQEPWAARRKDAPLPLQRFHTAALALPAQDHPGVSQTLARMRTLDVEAEFQNSLDFMLEGIGRRLEQHRAGRPRGP, encoded by the coding sequence ATGGCCGGTCCGAGCGAAGTGAAGACACCCAGGCCGAGGGGACGGCCACCTCGGCTGTCCAGTCCGCTCGTCATCGAGACGGCCGTGAAGGTCGTGCGTGAAAACGGGCTGCGGAACCTCTCGATGCGCGCGCTGGCGGAGCGGCTCGGCGCGACGCCCATGGCCTTCCATCACCACGTCGGAGACCGCGAGGCGCTGGTGGGCCGCGTGGTGGAGCACATCTTCGAGCAGCTCGCGCTCCCTGACGACCGCCTCGCGCCGCTCGACTGGCTGCGGGAAGTGGCCATGCGGGTGCGCGGGCTGGGACTGGAGCATCGAGGGGTGATGGACTTCCTCCTGGAGGAAGGACCCGCGGTGCACGGGGCGCTGGTCGTCCTGGACAGGACCGTCACGAAGCTGCACGAGGCGGGAATGCCGTGGCGCGAGGCGGGGGATTTGAACACCACGTTCTTCTCCTGGCTCGCGGGCACCATCCGTCGCCAGGAGCCGTGGGCCGCGAGGAGGAAGGACGCGCCCCTTCCCCTCCAGCGCTTCCACACCGCCGCCCTCGCGCTCCCCGCCCAGGACCATCCAGGTGTGTCGCAGACACTGGCGCGCATGCGGACCCTGGATGTCGAGGCGGAGTTCCAGAACAGCCTCGACTTCATGCTGGAGGGAATCGGCCGACGCCTCGAGCAACACCGCGCCGGGAGGCCTCGGGGGCCATAG
- a CDS encoding serine hydrolase encodes MAQDGVNGSTPGLPRRALLQGLGAAGVGVAVTGGGSSTAQAAVPPQVARGATAAATASTCGEITPEGVTRALAVLEDIIKKDKAATTVPGIAVAVVYDGAVRYLKGIGERQAGVAGDVDPDTVFQLASVSKPLSSTVIAAALTRQLSKGQGWNDTLQSLRPGFTLADPWVGQHVTVADMFAHRSGLPDHAGDLLEDLGYPGEQIVSKLALYPLSRFRDSYAYTNYGLTAGAVAFAASTGRSWGDLAREVLFAPLGMSSANYSFAELQASKNRAALHTLVNGRWTPDLGANNDGQAPAGGANASVRDLARWLTMLLAGGSVPGLQGPLVDTAGLQTLWRPQSVTHGPEELGGRSGFYGLGWNVDYENTGELRLSHSGAFGRGAATSILLFPSKKLGIAVLTNADPRGLPEAIAAEFVDIVRYNASTRNWLAYLGPLVAEPVTEDQTKYSRPAVNPTPPRSLGAYVGTYPNRVYGDLTVSLQQGMLSFTVGPAGKRFPLMHYSGDEFFFQTTGENASGFSGAIFTFSRNRATSLTINAWNRDKLGVFSRRPS; translated from the coding sequence ATGGCGCAGGACGGTGTGAACGGCTCGACACCAGGGCTGCCGCGCAGGGCACTGTTGCAGGGGCTCGGTGCCGCGGGCGTCGGGGTGGCCGTGACAGGAGGGGGGAGCTCGACGGCCCAGGCCGCCGTGCCTCCGCAGGTCGCTCGTGGAGCCACGGCCGCCGCGACGGCATCGACCTGCGGCGAAATCACCCCGGAAGGTGTGACCCGCGCGCTGGCCGTGCTCGAGGACATCATCAAGAAGGACAAGGCGGCCACCACCGTCCCGGGCATCGCGGTCGCCGTGGTGTACGACGGCGCGGTCCGCTACCTGAAGGGAATCGGGGAGCGGCAGGCCGGAGTCGCGGGCGACGTCGACCCGGACACCGTCTTCCAGCTGGCCTCCGTCTCCAAGCCCTTGAGCTCCACGGTGATCGCCGCCGCCCTGACGCGGCAGCTGTCCAAGGGGCAGGGCTGGAACGACACGCTCCAGTCGCTGCGCCCCGGCTTCACCCTGGCGGACCCGTGGGTGGGCCAGCACGTCACCGTCGCGGACATGTTCGCGCATCGCAGCGGCCTGCCGGACCATGCGGGGGACCTGCTCGAGGACCTCGGCTACCCCGGCGAGCAGATCGTCTCGAAGCTCGCGCTGTATCCCCTGTCACGCTTCCGCGACTCGTACGCCTATACCAACTACGGACTGACGGCCGGCGCGGTGGCGTTCGCGGCGTCCACGGGGCGCTCGTGGGGAGACCTGGCGCGCGAGGTGCTCTTCGCGCCCCTGGGGATGAGCAGCGCGAACTATTCCTTCGCGGAGCTCCAGGCGAGCAAGAACCGCGCGGCGCTGCACACGCTGGTGAATGGCCGGTGGACGCCGGACCTGGGCGCGAACAATGACGGGCAGGCGCCCGCGGGCGGCGCGAACGCCTCGGTGCGAGACCTGGCCCGCTGGCTGACGATGCTGCTCGCGGGCGGCAGTGTCCCGGGCCTCCAGGGGCCGCTGGTGGACACGGCGGGGCTGCAGACCCTCTGGCGCCCGCAGAGCGTCACGCATGGGCCCGAGGAACTCGGAGGTCGCAGCGGCTTCTACGGCCTGGGGTGGAACGTCGACTACGAGAACACCGGGGAGCTGCGGTTGAGCCACTCGGGGGCCTTCGGGCGTGGCGCCGCGACGAGCATCCTCCTGTTCCCCTCGAAGAAGCTGGGCATCGCCGTGCTGACCAACGCGGACCCCCGGGGCCTGCCGGAGGCCATCGCCGCCGAGTTCGTCGACATCGTCCGCTACAACGCCTCGACGCGGAACTGGCTGGCCTACCTGGGGCCCCTCGTGGCCGAGCCGGTCACCGAGGACCAGACGAAGTACTCGCGGCCCGCGGTGAATCCGACGCCGCCGCGAAGCCTGGGCGCCTACGTCGGCACCTATCCGAACCGCGTCTACGGCGACCTCACCGTGTCGCTCCAGCAGGGCATGCTGTCCTTCACCGTCGGGCCCGCGGGCAAGCGCTTCCCGCTCATGCACTACAGCGGCGACGAGTTCTTCTTCCAGACCACGGGGGAGAACGCCTCCGGGTTCTCCGGCGCCATCTTCACCTTCTCGCGCAACCGGGCCACGTCGCTGACCATCAACGCGTGGAATCGCGACAAGCTGGGCGTGTTCTCCCGCCGCCCGTCGTGA